The following proteins are encoded in a genomic region of Sulfurovum indicum:
- a CDS encoding DMT family transporter — protein sequence MKEKIKNLDRGILFMLLASLSFAAMGGFAKVVSQTLPPVEVTFFRNIFGVVLVGYSIYHIPLKQKGGRPLLLLFRGSMGFAALLAYFYIMAYIPLGEAVTYNKTSPIFVAIFAYLFLGEKLHKSALLAIAIGFAGIVLIAQPEGGSFDKYDMLGIFSGIGAALAYTSIRELREYYDTRTIVLSFMGVGSIAPLILMLVTPYVTVPEGLDWMFAPFVWPVGIEWVYVSAVGVFATASQLLMTKAYELTKAGIVGTISYTNIVFALIIGILLGDPIPDFWTFLGIIFVIVSGLIVALVKEKKEG from the coding sequence ATGAAAGAAAAGATCAAAAATCTTGACCGGGGTATCCTTTTTATGCTGCTTGCTTCGCTCTCTTTTGCTGCGATGGGCGGATTTGCCAAAGTGGTTTCCCAGACGCTTCCTCCGGTAGAGGTTACTTTTTTCAGAAACATTTTCGGTGTTGTACTGGTAGGCTATTCTATCTACCATATTCCTCTCAAACAAAAAGGTGGGAGGCCGCTGTTACTGCTTTTCAGAGGTTCCATGGGATTTGCTGCACTTTTGGCGTATTTTTACATCATGGCTTATATCCCTTTGGGTGAGGCAGTGACGTATAACAAGACCTCACCTATTTTTGTAGCGATCTTTGCGTATCTTTTTTTGGGTGAAAAGTTGCATAAAAGTGCGCTGCTGGCCATTGCTATAGGATTTGCGGGAATCGTGCTTATTGCTCAGCCTGAAGGCGGCAGTTTTGACAAATATGATATGCTGGGAATATTCTCAGGTATCGGTGCAGCATTGGCCTATACCTCCATCCGTGAACTTAGAGAATACTATGATACCCGTACCATTGTTCTCAGTTTTATGGGGGTGGGAAGTATTGCACCGCTTATTTTGATGCTGGTAACTCCCTATGTAACAGTACCGGAAGGTTTAGACTGGATGTTTGCTCCGTTTGTTTGGCCTGTTGGCATAGAATGGGTCTATGTGAGTGCTGTAGGAGTATTCGCAACAGCTTCTCAACTGCTGATGACCAAAGCATATGAGCTGACCAAAGCGGGGATCGTGGGAACGATCAGTTATACCAATATCGTTTTTGCCCTTATCATTGGGATACTGCTTGGAGACCCTATACCCGATTTTTGGACATTTTTGGGTATAATCTTTGTTATTGTATCGGGGCTTATTGTAGCTTTGGTAAAAGAGAAAAAAGAAGGATAA
- the kdsA gene encoding 3-deoxy-8-phosphooctulonate synthase: MILIAGPCVLESRDNVMRIAEELGKYHDDCTKEFYFKASFDKANRTSLESFRGPGLDEGLKMLQEVKDQFGYRILTDIHDHTQPAAAAEVADVLQIPAFLCRQTDLLVAAANTSAVVNIKKGQFLAPAAMEHSVAKVLRTRGFDGEVSYENAKKYNVWLTERGTTFGYGNLVVDMRGLVTMREFAPVIFDATHSVQMPASGGASSGGDSSFVPYLSRAAAAVGVDGFFFETHFDPGIALSDGPNMIELQKLDSLIEQIDAIRGIVE; this comes from the coding sequence ATGATACTGATCGCTGGACCATGTGTACTGGAAAGTCGTGACAATGTGATGCGTATTGCCGAAGAGTTGGGCAAATACCATGATGACTGTACAAAAGAGTTTTATTTCAAAGCAAGTTTTGACAAAGCCAATCGTACTTCACTGGAGAGTTTTAGAGGTCCGGGTCTGGATGAGGGCCTGAAGATGCTTCAGGAGGTCAAGGATCAGTTTGGGTACCGAATATTGACCGATATACATGATCATACCCAGCCGGCAGCCGCAGCTGAAGTAGCAGATGTGCTGCAGATCCCTGCATTTTTATGTCGTCAGACAGATCTGTTGGTGGCAGCGGCGAACACTTCGGCTGTAGTAAACATCAAAAAGGGACAGTTTCTGGCACCTGCAGCGATGGAACACTCTGTAGCCAAAGTGCTCAGAACAAGAGGTTTTGACGGAGAAGTAAGCTATGAAAATGCAAAAAAGTACAATGTTTGGCTGACTGAAAGAGGAACAACATTCGGGTATGGTAACCTTGTGGTCGATATGCGTGGACTTGTAACGATGAGAGAGTTTGCACCGGTCATATTTGATGCAACACACTCTGTACAAATGCCTGCAAGTGGGGGAGCAAGCAGCGGAGGAGACAGCTCGTTCGTACCGTATCTTTCACGTGCAGCAGCGGCGGTCGGAGTGGATGGTTTCTTCTTTGAAACCCACTTTGATCCAGGTATTGCTTTGAGTGATGGCCCAAATATGATAGAATTACAAAAACTGGACAGCCTTATCGAACAGATCGATGCGATCAGGGGTATTGTCGAGTAA
- the ribH gene encoding 6,7-dimethyl-8-ribityllumazine synthase encodes MKIVEGNLSVDKSKKVAIINSRFNHFITDRLVEGAKDAYARHGGNPEDLDLILVPGAFEIPFALDKALASDKYDAVCCLGAVIRGATPHFDYVSAEATKGVANVTLKHGKPATFGVLTVDSIEQAIERAGTKAGNKGAEAMIGLIELINLYGELD; translated from the coding sequence ATGAAAATTGTAGAAGGAAATCTCTCCGTAGACAAGAGTAAAAAGGTAGCGATCATCAATTCGCGTTTTAACCACTTTATTACAGACAGGCTGGTAGAAGGTGCAAAAGATGCCTATGCAAGACATGGCGGCAATCCGGAAGATCTTGACCTTATTTTGGTACCGGGTGCTTTTGAGATCCCGTTTGCACTTGACAAAGCATTGGCTTCGGACAAGTATGATGCCGTATGCTGTTTGGGTGCAGTTATACGGGGTGCGACACCACACTTTGACTATGTTTCTGCAGAAGCGACCAAGGGAGTAGCGAATGTCACACTTAAACACGGCAAACCTGCAACATTCGGTGTATTGACTGTTGACAGTATAGAACAGGCGATCGAGAGAGCGGGAACTAAAGCTGGGAACAAGGGTGCAGAAGCAATGATCGGACTCATTGAACTGATTAACCTTTATGGGGAACTGGATTAA
- the nusB gene encoding transcription antitermination factor NusB, protein MATRHQARTAVVGLLYAYDLGNENIAKFSDEILEEDKIRNKQREFSHQLFNGTIENLEIIDEEIKKHLKEWDYDAVGKVEKAILRLGAYEILVAKTDRAIIINEAVELAKALADDKSPRFINGVLDAIGK, encoded by the coding sequence ATGGCGACACGACATCAGGCACGAACAGCGGTAGTAGGGCTGCTTTATGCATATGATCTAGGTAATGAGAATATTGCCAAATTCTCCGATGAGATCCTCGAAGAGGATAAAATACGTAACAAGCAAAGGGAATTTTCCCATCAGCTTTTTAACGGAACGATCGAAAATCTTGAAATAATTGACGAAGAGATCAAAAAGCATCTCAAAGAGTGGGACTATGATGCCGTTGGAAAAGTAGAAAAAGCTATTTTGCGCCTGGGAGCTTATGAGATCCTTGTCGCAAAAACGGATAGGGCGATCATTATTAATGAAGCTGTTGAACTTGCCAAGGCTTTGGCGGATGACAAGTCTCCAAGATTTATTAACGGTGTACTGGATGCTATTGGAAAATAA
- a CDS encoding dehypoxanthine futalosine cyclase gives MTKRMSIDEAVELIENADLKTLGRMALEKKRELHPKKVTTFVVDRNINYTNICWVDCKFCAFYTHEKKEDAYILSFDEIDQKIEELLAIGGTQILFQGGVHPKLEIEWYEELVEHIHNKYPQVTIHGFSAIEIDYIARRSSLGISEVLARLKAKGLSSIPGAGAEILSDRVRDIIAPKKLDKDTWLEVHREAHKLGIKSTATMMYGTVETTREIVEHWDYIRQLQDETGGFRAFIMWSYQSDNTQLKRELPTITKTTSNQYLRYLAVARLFLDNVPNIQSSWVTQGSYIGQMALLFGANDLGSTMMEENVVSAAGAKNQMNQEEMIRLIKDIGENPAKRNTAYEILERYY, from the coding sequence ATGACAAAACGCATGTCAATAGACGAAGCAGTAGAGCTTATAGAAAATGCAGACTTGAAAACTCTGGGCAGGATGGCACTGGAGAAGAAGCGTGAACTGCATCCCAAAAAAGTAACCACATTTGTGGTAGACCGAAATATCAACTATACCAATATCTGCTGGGTGGACTGCAAGTTCTGTGCTTTCTATACACATGAGAAAAAAGAGGATGCCTATATTCTCTCTTTTGATGAGATCGATCAGAAGATCGAAGAGCTGCTTGCCATCGGCGGAACACAGATACTTTTTCAGGGAGGAGTACACCCCAAGCTTGAAATAGAGTGGTATGAAGAGCTGGTGGAGCATATCCATAACAAATATCCGCAGGTAACTATCCACGGTTTCTCGGCGATAGAGATAGACTATATTGCCCGTCGTTCCAGCCTGGGCATTTCAGAAGTACTTGCCCGTCTCAAAGCAAAAGGGCTCAGTTCAATTCCCGGGGCTGGTGCTGAGATACTCTCAGACAGGGTACGTGATATTATTGCCCCCAAGAAACTTGATAAAGATACATGGCTTGAAGTACATAGAGAGGCACATAAACTGGGCATAAAGTCGACGGCAACGATGATGTATGGAACAGTAGAGACCACACGGGAGATCGTTGAGCACTGGGATTATATACGTCAGCTTCAGGATGAGACAGGCGGATTCAGAGCATTCATTATGTGGTCATACCAGAGTGATAACACACAGCTTAAGCGTGAACTGCCGACCATTACCAAAACAACTTCCAATCAATATCTACGCTATCTGGCAGTAGCAAGACTCTTTTTGGATAATGTTCCCAATATTCAGAGTTCATGGGTGACACAGGGAAGTTATATCGGGCAGATGGCGCTGCTTTTTGGTGCGAATGATCTTGGTTCTACAATGATGGAAGAGAATGTAGTCTCAGCTGCAGGAGCAAAGAACCAAATGAACCAGGAAGAGATGATACGCCTTATTAAAGATATTGGTGAGAATCCGGCAAAGAGGAATACGGCGTATGAGATACTTGAGCGTTACTATTAA
- a CDS encoding M16 family metallopeptidase, whose protein sequence is MAETVTKIDYKDAHIPVIFETGNFVPIVSMQLVFTNAGHLSNIKDGQADLAAKLLNEGTKKDGAVGFAEKLDAHAIELGSHVGRESFVIELSALKSEFAYGVERLKELLKDPNFTQEALEQVKRQKLGWLKQKESDFDYIAGTTLRQILFKDTPLARPYNGTLKSVQGMTLEEIEYFVKTRLGYNNMIAVVGGDITFEEAQKYLDEILPLLPKVQTEPIESLRASDKNETKLVEKETQQAYIYFGAPFDYSYKEKEQYKAKIAEYLLGGAGFGSRLMEELRVKRGLTYGAYAALRRAKYASYLSGYLQTKLSTQDEAVELVRKVVSDFVDKGITQEELTAAKKFLVGSEPLRTETLSQRLSRAYNEYYYERPLGFSKEQLQKIESVTLEEINTFIRSHPELKDLSFAIVTKK, encoded by the coding sequence ATGGCAGAGACCGTTACAAAAATAGATTATAAAGATGCACATATACCGGTTATTTTTGAAACTGGGAACTTTGTACCTATCGTCTCCATGCAGCTGGTCTTTACCAATGCAGGACATTTAAGCAACATCAAGGATGGACAGGCGGACCTGGCTGCAAAACTTCTTAATGAGGGAACGAAAAAGGATGGGGCAGTCGGTTTTGCTGAAAAGCTCGATGCACATGCCATCGAGCTCGGCTCCCATGTAGGACGTGAGAGTTTTGTCATTGAACTCTCTGCACTCAAGAGTGAATTTGCTTATGGTGTAGAAAGACTCAAAGAGCTTTTGAAGGATCCAAATTTTACACAGGAAGCGCTTGAACAAGTCAAACGCCAGAAACTTGGATGGCTTAAGCAAAAGGAGAGTGATTTTGACTATATAGCCGGTACGACCCTTCGCCAGATTCTTTTTAAGGATACACCGCTGGCACGTCCGTATAACGGGACCTTGAAGAGTGTACAGGGAATGACACTGGAAGAGATTGAATATTTTGTCAAGACTCGTTTGGGGTATAACAATATGATCGCTGTAGTGGGGGGCGATATTACGTTTGAGGAGGCACAAAAATACCTTGATGAGATCCTCCCTCTGTTACCCAAAGTACAGACCGAACCCATAGAATCGCTTAGAGCATCAGACAAAAATGAGACAAAACTGGTCGAGAAAGAGACACAGCAGGCCTATATCTATTTCGGAGCACCGTTTGACTACTCCTACAAGGAGAAGGAGCAGTACAAAGCGAAGATCGCTGAGTATCTGCTTGGCGGGGCAGGATTTGGAAGCCGTCTTATGGAAGAACTGCGTGTGAAGCGTGGATTGACATATGGGGCATACGCAGCACTGAGACGTGCGAAATACGCATCTTATCTGAGTGGTTATCTGCAAACCAAGCTCTCTACCCAGGATGAAGCGGTGGAACTGGTCAGGAAGGTTGTCAGTGACTTTGTTGATAAAGGGATCACACAGGAAGAGCTGACTGCGGCGAAAAAGTTTTTGGTAGGAAGTGAACCTCTGCGCACAGAAACACTTTCCCAAAGACTCAGTCGGGCATATAATGAATATTACTATGAGAGACCACTTGGTTTCAGTAAAGAGCAGTTGCAAAAGATAGAGTCCGTAACATTAGAGGAGATAAATACCTTTATTCGATCTCATCCGGAACTAAAAGATCTTTCGTTTGCGATTGTGACGAAAAAATAA
- the recG gene encoding ATP-dependent DNA helicase RecG has product MEEAKQLFKKLKIYSLLDLALIVPSSYRDTSLSEVLEIGKSATLEAKVIESSVNNGKLRVNFILPRFNNRRLSSIFFRTTPYHYKLFEAGTSHVIQGRLEEYRGYLQISQPRSIKKVGMVTPKYKTVLKESEIRSLIERYISEKNLFSEGLDSKEVAALMQIHFPNKMEDVYENGSLKPEFISILKFVEAYNHLKKLRGKRVDFPALYALKGDTAPFVESLPFMLTSQQQQVIADIREDLARTDKAAKRMVVGDVGSGKTMVILASVMMALPYKSILMAPTSLLALQLYEEAGKYLPASVRVSLVIQGYDDGSYREADFIIGTHALLYKEDLPEAALVMVDEQHRFGTRQRQMLETLVSKEERKPHYIQFSATPIPRTQAMMESELLDVSLITTTPFEREVLTQTIGREDFPELMRHIKDEVSKNHQVLIIYPLVEESTEVPYQSLDESRGFWEERFENVYVTHGKDKLKEDVLLEFREKGDILLATTVVEVGISLPRLTLIVIVGAERLGLATLHQLRGRVGRNGLKSWCYLFSNTPQSDRLYKFCETTNGFDIAKLDLKFRDSGDIIDGTIQSGQRFKWLDMAEDEHVIEQAKIRLECIVS; this is encoded by the coding sequence ATGGAAGAGGCGAAACAGCTGTTCAAAAAACTAAAGATATACTCTTTGCTTGATCTGGCACTTATTGTTCCCTCTTCCTATAGGGACACTTCACTCTCTGAAGTACTGGAGATTGGCAAGTCCGCCACTCTGGAAGCAAAGGTCATTGAGAGCAGTGTCAATAACGGTAAACTGCGTGTCAATTTTATACTGCCGCGTTTCAACAACCGCCGTCTCTCTTCCATTTTTTTTCGTACAACACCCTACCACTATAAGCTCTTTGAGGCCGGGACCTCTCATGTCATACAGGGAAGGCTGGAAGAGTACAGGGGATATCTGCAGATCTCTCAGCCCCGTTCCATCAAGAAGGTGGGAATGGTAACTCCCAAATACAAAACTGTACTTAAAGAGAGTGAGATACGCTCACTGATCGAACGCTATATCAGCGAGAAAAATCTCTTTTCCGAAGGGCTGGACTCGAAAGAGGTGGCAGCCCTGATGCAGATCCATTTTCCCAATAAGATGGAGGATGTCTATGAGAACGGTAGTCTGAAACCGGAGTTCATCAGCATACTGAAATTTGTCGAGGCCTATAATCATCTGAAAAAGCTTAGAGGGAAAAGGGTTGACTTTCCTGCCCTGTATGCATTGAAAGGTGACACTGCTCCCTTTGTTGAAAGTTTGCCGTTTATGCTTACATCTCAACAGCAGCAGGTTATAGCTGATATAAGGGAAGATCTGGCACGTACTGACAAGGCTGCCAAACGAATGGTCGTAGGGGATGTAGGATCTGGAAAAACGATGGTTATTTTAGCTTCAGTGATGATGGCACTTCCATACAAGAGTATTTTAATGGCGCCAACCTCTTTGTTGGCACTGCAGCTTTATGAAGAAGCAGGTAAATACCTGCCGGCAAGTGTCAGGGTATCTCTGGTAATACAGGGGTATGATGACGGAAGTTATCGGGAAGCAGATTTTATTATTGGTACACATGCACTGCTTTACAAAGAGGATCTGCCTGAGGCAGCACTTGTAATGGTGGATGAACAGCACCGTTTCGGTACCAGGCAGAGGCAGATGCTTGAAACTCTGGTGAGTAAAGAAGAGAGAAAACCGCACTATATTCAGTTTTCTGCCACACCGATACCAAGAACACAGGCCATGATGGAGTCTGAGCTTCTTGATGTCTCCCTTATTACAACGACTCCTTTTGAGAGAGAAGTACTGACTCAAACGATAGGCAGAGAGGACTTCCCTGAGCTTATGAGACATATTAAAGATGAGGTTTCCAAAAATCACCAGGTGCTCATTATCTATCCACTTGTGGAAGAGAGTACAGAGGTACCCTATCAGTCACTTGATGAGAGCAGGGGATTTTGGGAGGAGCGTTTTGAGAACGTTTATGTTACACACGGTAAAGACAAGTTAAAAGAGGATGTATTGCTTGAGTTTAGAGAAAAAGGAGATATACTGCTTGCTACAACTGTAGTAGAAGTAGGTATCTCTTTACCAAGACTTACCCTTATTGTGATTGTAGGCGCAGAAAGGCTTGGTTTGGCAACACTGCATCAATTGAGAGGGAGGGTAGGGCGTAATGGATTGAAAAGCTGGTGCTATCTCTTTTCTAATACACCACAAAGTGATCGACTCTATAAGTTCTGTGAAACGACCAATGGTTTTGATATTGCCAAACTTGATTTGAAGTTCAGAGACAGCGGTGATATTATAGATGGCACTATTCAGAGTGGACAGCGCTTCAAGTGGCTGGATATGGCCGAAGATGAGCATGTCATTGAACAAGCAAAGATCAGATTGGAGTGTATTGTCTCATGA
- the hpf gene encoding ribosome hibernation-promoting factor, HPF/YfiA family: MNKSITGRHFELTDAIKAYAEALLDGFNKYNLDIISGNVVISADEKNGKKGFSVEFLVNLKDKNTIVITEHNKDVYAALDLGAERVKKALRRHADKIKNHRIMSFADLGVEAEAVTEIETEDIEIVPMDLELHKPLDFDEAIEALKAEKKRQFIVFNDYDGNMRVMYKRADGKFGLY; the protein is encoded by the coding sequence ATGAATAAAAGTATAACAGGACGACATTTCGAGCTGACTGATGCCATCAAAGCGTATGCAGAGGCACTATTGGATGGATTTAACAAATATAATCTTGATATCATATCCGGGAATGTAGTCATTTCAGCCGATGAAAAGAATGGGAAAAAAGGCTTTAGTGTAGAATTTTTGGTGAATCTCAAAGACAAAAACACCATTGTGATCACTGAACACAACAAAGATGTCTATGCAGCACTCGATCTTGGAGCAGAACGTGTCAAGAAAGCACTTAGACGTCATGCTGACAAGATCAAAAATCATAGGATCATGAGTTTTGCCGATCTTGGAGTTGAAGCAGAAGCTGTTACCGAGATCGAAACAGAGGATATAGAGATCGTACCAATGGACCTGGAGCTTCACAAGCCGCTTGACTTTGACGAAGCGATCGAAGCACTCAAAGCAGAGAAAAAACGCCAGTTCATCGTTTTTAATGACTATGACGGCAATATGCGTGTCATGTACAAAAGAGCCGATGGTAAATTCGGACTCTATTAA
- a CDS encoding pilus assembly FimT family protein has translation MMKHYRSHSGFTMLELVFVIVILGILAALAIPRMERDLRQEAADNILSAIRYTQHLALIDNKQRFDINNWQQRLWLIRFEKYGNNIIYKIGSDMDNGGNIDQIESAIDPLTGKYLHTSDAVEDDDESPKIFLTKKYGITDVSFNNCKGTLNTSAKHIAFDNKGRPHRGILDTSSSAGGSSGATDDYKTYIKNGQCEITFTSSSFSDIKIIILEETGFAYIDGQPNS, from the coding sequence ATGATGAAACACTATAGATCACACTCCGGATTTACAATGCTGGAACTGGTTTTTGTTATTGTTATTCTTGGTATACTTGCTGCACTTGCCATTCCAAGAATGGAAAGAGATCTTCGTCAGGAAGCAGCAGACAATATATTGTCTGCTATTCGATATACCCAACACCTGGCACTGATAGACAACAAACAGAGATTTGATATAAATAACTGGCAGCAGAGATTGTGGCTTATACGTTTTGAGAAGTATGGGAACAATATTATTTATAAAATCGGTTCCGATATGGATAACGGCGGAAATATAGACCAAATTGAATCAGCAATCGATCCGCTGACAGGCAAATACCTTCATACAAGTGACGCTGTAGAGGATGATGATGAGTCACCTAAAATATTTCTGACAAAAAAATACGGTATTACTGATGTTAGTTTCAATAACTGCAAGGGAACGCTGAATACCAGTGCAAAGCATATTGCTTTTGACAACAAAGGCAGACCGCATAGAGGTATACTGGATACCAGTAGTTCTGCCGGAGGAAGCAGCGGTGCAACAGATGACTATAAAACATATATTAAAAACGGTCAGTGCGAAATTACGTTCACCTCTTCCTCGTTCTCCGACATTAAAATTATCATTCTTGAGGAGACAGGCTTTGCCTACATTGACGGACAACCAAACTCATAA
- a CDS encoding type II secretion system protein, with translation MITAIVVIVLMSTVSVFVLNLSATMTRETTAQFQREQAMLYAKSYTEYAIMAVMTNDRSVAGQCLSDIDGTIGDPDNGAGYKINVRIAYIGNTAEISNCAAIRQLDTTVVTPGSPLNIVVDTYVKYKEPDHPDPDNAKYITYHKRTLQKI, from the coding sequence ATGATAACAGCTATTGTTGTGATTGTTCTTATGTCAACAGTAAGTGTATTTGTCTTGAATCTCTCTGCAACAATGACACGCGAAACCACTGCACAGTTTCAAAGGGAACAGGCAATGCTTTATGCCAAAAGCTATACAGAATATGCTATTATGGCTGTCATGACTAATGACAGAAGTGTTGCAGGGCAGTGTCTAAGCGATATTGACGGTACAATAGGAGATCCGGATAATGGTGCCGGATATAAAATCAATGTACGTATTGCCTACATTGGAAATACCGCAGAAATATCAAACTGTGCTGCTATACGTCAACTGGACACTACCGTGGTCACTCCGGGATCACCTTTGAATATCGTGGTTGATACCTATGTGAAGTACAAAGAGCCCGATCATCCAGATCCGGACAATGCAAAATATATTACGTACCACAAACGTACATTACAAAAGATTTAA